GATCAACGATCCAGCCAGTCCCAACAAGGACGACGAAAACGCGGTGCCCATACCGCCGAGCTGGCTTTCCAATCCGGCCTGCAATCGCCCAAAAATGTCCGCACCACTTTGGCCTTCTTCTGGCGAGAGGGATCGGATCGTTTCGACCAATGCGGGAACGGTTGTCGCAAGTCCGTAAAATGTCCCCAAAAGGCCAAGAAAAATCAGTGTATTACCAATATAGCGGGTAATTTCGCGAACTTCATCAATCCGTTGACCGACCGATTCCAAAATGGATCGTCCGGAAGATGACGACAATTGCGTCCGCGCACCGCGTGATCGCAAAAGTGTCGCCAGTGGTGCAAGTAACGAAGGGGCCGTGGTCAAATGATGGCCCGCACGTTCCGCAGCAAAGCCTTCAATCCATTGCACCGAATACATCAACTGGATGACTTGCCGGAAACACAGCACCACACCAATCACAAAGACCGCAAAGATTGCGCCATTCAGAACGGGGTTCGACCAATAGATGGCAAGCAATGGTCCGCGGCCGACGTAAAACCCGGCCCCGACGAGGCCAAGCACGATAAGCATTATTGTGATCTGCCCAACCGGTTGCGAAAACTGCGGTGTGGGTTTGCGTTCAGTCATATCTGACACGGGCGTGTGGCCTCTACTGCTCTATATTTTGTGGGGCAGCATAGTCGGATACATACGGAAACCAAACGATTTTATGCAGTTTCCGCGATCTGCCTGACCCGTGTGACAAGCCAATCCATATCGCTATCTGGAATTTTCAGTTCGGCGAGCAGGTCGGCAGTGTTGTAAAGGTATTCAGTGTTCGGACCACGACCACCAACAGCTGTCGCGATTATCTGCGCCTGCTTTTCAAGATCAAACTGACAATATTGGACATGACCGGGATTAATGACGTAGGCCAATGCTTCAATATCCCGCCCGTCATCTGCATGTAATGTCACATGTTTTTCCAGATAAGCAGAGGATACGAGTTCTCTTTCGCGCAGATATGCCAGCACCTCGTCCGCATGTTCATCA
The Rhodobacteraceae bacterium S2214 genome window above contains:
- a CDS encoding biopolymer transporter ExbB → MLIVLGLVGAGFYVGRGPLLAIYWSNPVLNGAIFAVFVIGVVLCFRQVIQLMYSVQWIEGFAAERAGHHLTTAPSLLAPLATLLRSRGARTQLSSSSGRSILESVGQRIDEVREITRYIGNTLIFLGLLGTFYGLATTVPALVETIRSLSPEEGQSGADIFGRLQAGLESQLGGMGTAFSSSLLGLAGSLIVGLLELFATQGQNRFYQELEEWLSTITRLSVSANDDGDTSGSGALAGFMEHLAEQVETMAVVFSQSDANRAIMDERLDKLSTAVETLAYGREGGNDQSALLQRIAEGQERLIERLEDGGVDGLDAESRMRLRSIDVQLLRVLEEMSAGRQETMADIRADIAGLSRTIKGARGRPPAE
- a CDS encoding gamma-glutamylcyclotransferase translates to MAFWVFGYGSLLWNPGFEPAEKVRATLKGYHRSFCMLSIHHRGTDDDPGLVLALDEADATCTGLALRVDDEHADEVLAYLRERELVSSAYLEKHVTLHADDGRDIEALAYVINPGHVQYCQFDLEKQAQIIATAVGGRGPNTEYLYNTADLLAELKIPDSDMDWLVTRVRQIAETA